A window of Saccopteryx leptura isolate mSacLep1 chromosome 5, mSacLep1_pri_phased_curated, whole genome shotgun sequence contains these coding sequences:
- the KDR gene encoding vascular endothelial growth factor receptor 2, translating to MERQALLAIVLWLCAETRAASVGLPTVSFDPPRLSIQKDILTIMANTTLQITCRGQRDLNWLWPNNQSSSEKRVEVTDCSDSFFCKTLTIPKVIGNDTGAYKCFYQDMEVVASVVYVYVQDYRSPFIASVSDQHGVVYIMENKNKTVVIPCLGSISNLNVSLCARYPEKRFVPDGNRIFWDSKKGFTIPSYMISYAGMVFCEAKINDESYQSIMYIVVVVGSKIYDVVLSPPHRVELAVGEKLVLNCTARTELNVGIYFKWEYPSLKHQHKKPVNRDLKTQTESDTKKFLSTLTIDGVTRSDQGTYTCEASSGLMTKKNSTFVRVHEKPFVAFDSGMDSLVEATVGGRVRIPVKFLGYPTPEIKWYKNGRPIESNHTIKVGHVLTIMEVSEKDTGNYTVVLTNPISKEKQSHMISLVVNVPPQIGEKSLISPVDSYKYGTTHTLTCTVYAVPPPSCILWYWQREEECTYRPTQAVLTTNAYTCKEWRNVEDFQGGNKIEVNKNQFALIEGKNKTVSTLVIQAANVSALYKCEAVNKAGRGERVISFHVTKGPEITVQPGAQPTEQESVSLWCSADRTTFENLTWYRLGPQALPASVCKNLDALWKMNATMFSNSTNDILILELQNASLQDQGDYVCFAQDRRTKKRHCVVRQLTVLERLAPTMTVNLENQTTNIGETIEVSCTASGNPPPQISWFKDNETLVEDSGIVLKDGNQNLTIRRVRKEDEGLYTCQACNVLGCAKVEAFFIIEGAQEKTNLEVIILVGTAVIAMFFWLLLVIVLRTVKRANEGELKTGYLSIVMDPDELPLDEHCERLPYDASKWEFPRDRLKLGKPLGRGAFGQVIEADAFGIDKTATCKTVAVKMLKEGATHSEHRALMSELKILIHIGHHLNVVNLLGACTKPGGPLMVIVEFCKFGNLSTYLRSKRNEFVPYKTKGARFRQGKEYVGELTLDPKRRLDSITSSQSSASSGFVEEKSLSDVEEEEVSEDLYKNFLTLEHLICYSFQVAKGMEFLASRKCIHRDLAARNILLSEKNVVKICDFGLARDIYKDPDYVRKGDARLPLKWMAPETIFDRVYTIQSDVWSFGVLLWEIFSLGASPYPGVKIDEEFCRRLKEGTRMRAPDYTTPEMYQTMLDCWHGDPNQRPTFSELVEHLGNLLQANAQQDGKDYIVLPISETLSMEEDSGLSLPTSPVSCMEEEEVCDPKFHYDNTAGISQYLQNSKRKSRPVSVKTFEDIPLEEPEIKVIPDDNQTDSGMVLASEELKTLEDRTKLAPSFSGLMPSKSKESVASEGSNQTSGYQSGYHSDDTDTTVYSSEEAELLKLMETGPQAGSAAQVLQPDSGTSLSSPPS from the exons attatagaTCTCCATTTATTGCTTCTGTTAGCGACCAACATGGAGTTGTGTACATCAtggagaacaaaaacaaaactgtggtGATTCCATGTCTTGGGTCCATTTCAAACCTCAACGTGTCACTTTGTGCA AGATATCCAGAGAAGAGGTTTGTTCCTGATGGTAACAGAATTTTCTGGGACAGCAAGAAAGGTTTTACTATTCCCAGCTACATGATCAGCTATGCCGGCATGGTCTTCTgtgaagcaaaaattaatgatgaAAGTTACCAGTCTATTATGTACATAGTTGTGGTTGTAG GGTCCAAGATTTATGATGTAGTTCTGAGCCCCCCTCACAGAGTTGAGCTGGCTGTTGGCGAGAAGCTTGTTTTAAATTGTACAGCGAGGACTGAACTGAATGTGGGGATTTACTTCAAGTGGGAATACCCTTCTTTGAAG CATCAGCATAAGAAACCTGTAAACCGGGATCTGAAAACCCAGACTGAGAGTGACACGAAGAAATTTTTAAGCACCTTGACTATAGATGGGGTAACCCGGAGTGACCAAGGGACATACACCTGTGAGGCTTCCAGTGGGCTGATGACCAAGAAGAATAGCACATTTGTCAGGGTCCATG AAAAACCTTTTGTCGCTTTTGATAGTGGCATGGACTCTTTGGTGGAAGCCACAGTGGGAGGCCGTGTCCGAATCCCTGTGAAGTTCCTTGGTTACCCCACCCCAGAAATAAAATG GTATAAAAATGGAAGACCTATTGAGTCCAATCATACCATTAAAGTGGGGCATGTACTGACTATTATGGAAGTGAGTGAAAAGGACACAGGAAATTATACTGTTGTCCTTACCAATCCCATTTCGAAAGAGAAACAGAGCCACATGATATCTCTGGTTGTGAATG TCCCACCCCAGATTGGTGAGAAATCTTTGATCTCTCCTGTGGACTCTTACAAGTACGGCACCACCCACACGTTGACTTGCACCGTCTACGCGGTTCCTCCCCCAAGTTGCATCCTCTGGTATTGGCAGCGGGAGGAAGAGTGCACCTACAGGCCCAC TCAAGCTGTCTTAACGACAAACGCATACACCTGTAAAGAATGGAGGAATGTGGAGGACTTCCAGGGGGGAAATAAAATTGAAGTCAACAAAAATCAATTTGCCCTGATTGAAGGGAAAAACAAA ACTGTAAGTACCCTTGTTATCCAGGCGGCAAATGTGTCAGCTTTGTACAAATGTGAAGCGGTCAACAAAGccgggagaggagagagggttaTCTCCTTTCACGTGACCA AGGGTCCTGAAATCACTGTGCAACCTGGCGCCCAGCCCACCGAGCAGGAGAGCGTGTCTTTGTGGTGCAGTGCAGACAGAACGACCTTTGAGAACCTCACGTGGTACAGACTTGGCCCACAGGCTCTCCCCGCATCTGTCTGCAAGAACTTGGATGCTCTTTGGAAAATGAACGCCACCATGTTCTCTAATAGCACAAATGACATTTTGATCCTGGAGCTCCAGAATGCATCCTTGCAGGATCAAGGAGACTACGTCTGCTTTGCTCAGGACAGGAGGACCAAGAAGAGACATTGCGTGGTCAGGCAGCTCACAGTCTTAG AGCGCCTGGCACCCACAATGACAGTAAACCTGGAGAATCAGACGACAAATATCGGTGAAACCATTGAGGTTTCGTGCACAGCGTCTGGGAATCCCCCTCCACAGATTTCCTGGTTTAAAGATAATGAGACACTTGTGGAAGACTCAG GCATCGTACTGAAAGATGGGAACCAGAACCTAACTATCCGCAGGGTGAGGAAGGAGGACGAAGGCCTCTACACCTGCCAGGCTTGCAATGTTCTTGGATGCGCAAAAGTGGAGGCATTTTTCATAATAGAAG GTGCCCAGGAAAAGACCAACTTGGAAGTCATTATTCTAGTAGGCACTGCAGTGATTGCCATGTTCTTCTGGCTACTTCTTGTCATTGTTCTACGGACTGTTAAGCGG GCCAATGAAGGGGAGCTGAAGACCGGCTACTTGTCCATCGTCATGGATCCAGATGAGCTCCCCTTGGATGAGCACTGTGAACGCCTGCCTTACGATGCCAGCAAGTGGGAGTTCCCCAGAGACCGGCTGAAACTAG GTAAGCCTCTTGGTCGTGGTGCCTTTGGCCAAGTGATTGAAGCAGATGCCTTTGGAATCGACAAGACAGCAACTTGCAAGACAGTGGCCGTCAAAATGTTGAAAG AAGGAGCAACACACAGTGAACACCGAGCCCTCATGTCAGAACTCAAGATCCTCATTCACATTGGCCATCATCTCAATGTGGTCAACCTCCTAGGAGCCTGTACCAAGCCAGGGG GCCCACTCATGGTGATTGTGGAATTCTGCAAGTTTGGAAACCTATCAACTTacttaagaagcaagagaaatgAATTTGTCCCCTACAAG ACCAAAGGGGCCCGGTTCCGTCAAGGGAAAGAATACGTTGGGGAACTCACCCTGGATCCCAAACGCCGCCTGGACAGCATCACCAGCAGCCAGAGCTCAGCCAGCTCCGGGTTTGTGGAGGAGAAATCCCTCAGTgacgtggaggaggaggaag TTTCCGAAGATCTGTACAAGAACTTCCTGACCCTGGAGCATCTCATCTGTTACAGCTTCCAAGTGGCTAAGGGCATGGAGTTTTTGGCATCTCGGAAG TGTATCCACAGGGACCTGGCAGCCCGAAATATCCTCTTGTCGGAGAAGAACGTGGTTAAAATCTGTGACTTTGGCTTGGCCCGGGATATTTATAAAGACCCAGATTATGTCAGAAAAGGAGAT GCACGCCTCCCTTTGAAATGGATGGCCCCGGAAACTATTTTTGACAGAGTGTATACAATTCAGAGTGACGTGTGGTCTTTTGGTGTCTTGCTCTGGGAAATATTTTCCTTGG GGGCTTCCCCCTATCCTGGAGTGAAGATAGATGAGGAATTTTGTAGGCGACTGAAAGAAGGAACTCGAATGAGGGCCCCTGATTATACCACCCCAGAAAT GTACCAGACCATGCTTGACTGCTGGCATGGGGATCCCAACCAGAGACCCACGTTTTCAGAACTGGTGGAACATTTGGGAAATCTGTTACAAGCTAACGCTCAGCAG GATGGCAAAGACTACATTGTTCTTCCAATATCAGAGACTTTGAGCATGGAAGAGGATTCTGGACTCTCTCTGCCTACCTCACCTGTTTCCTGTATGGAGGAAGAGGAAGTGTGTGACCCCAAATTCCATTATGACAACACAGCAGGAATCAG TCAGTATCTGCAGAACAGTAAGCGAAAGAGCCGGCCTGTGAGTGTAAAAACATTTGAAGATATCCCGTTGGAAGAACCAGAAATAAAAGTAATCCCAGAT GACAACCAGACGGACAGTGGTATGGTTCTTGCATCAGAAGAGCTGAAAACCTTGGAAGACAGAACCAAATTAGCTCCATCTTTCAG tggACTGATGCCCAGCAAAAGCAAGGAGTCTGTGGCATCTGAAGGCTCCAACCAGACAAGTGGCTACCAGTCTGGATATCACTCCGATGACACGGACACCACCGTGTACTCCAGTGAGGAGGCGGAACTTTTAAAGCTGATGGAGACTGGACCGCAGGCTGGCAGTGCAGCCCAGGTTCTGCAGCCCGATTCTGGGACCTCGTTGAGCTCTCCTCCTTCTTAA